Proteins encoded in a region of the Variovorax sp. PAMC 28711 genome:
- a CDS encoding glucurono-1,5-lactonase, whose product MSQAELVVDARNATGESPVWRSEEQALYWVDIPARTLHRWSAEDPTHWIADGMLACIAPRADLPGAWIAGMESGVFSLQPNTNGTLSAERLAEVDHALPGMRFNDGRCDRQGRFWAGTMLMDMAAGAHVAGLYRYEQGGTSLHRQLDDLIVPNGLAFSPDGRTMYLSDSHPSVQLVWAFDYDTDSGTPSRRRVFADMTPLPGRPDGAAIDVDGCYWICGNDAGLVHRFTPDGKLDRSLAVPVKKPAMCAFGGPTLDTLFVTSIRPAGIDLSDQPLAGGLFALRPGIQGIAEPAFGAPAA is encoded by the coding sequence ATGAGCCAAGCCGAACTGGTCGTCGATGCGCGCAACGCCACGGGTGAAAGCCCTGTGTGGCGGAGCGAGGAGCAGGCGTTGTATTGGGTTGATATTCCGGCCCGCACGCTGCACCGCTGGTCGGCTGAAGACCCCACGCACTGGATCGCCGACGGAATGCTCGCATGCATCGCACCGCGTGCGGACCTGCCCGGCGCCTGGATCGCCGGCATGGAAAGCGGCGTGTTCTCGCTGCAACCGAACACCAACGGCACGCTGTCGGCCGAGCGGCTCGCCGAGGTCGATCACGCCCTGCCGGGCATGCGCTTCAACGACGGCCGGTGCGATCGGCAAGGCCGCTTCTGGGCCGGCACGATGCTGATGGACATGGCCGCAGGCGCGCACGTGGCGGGCCTGTACCGCTACGAGCAAGGCGGCACCTCGCTGCATCGGCAACTCGACGACCTGATCGTGCCGAACGGCCTGGCCTTCAGCCCCGACGGCCGGACGATGTACCTGTCGGATTCGCATCCGTCGGTGCAGCTCGTCTGGGCCTTCGACTACGACACCGACAGCGGCACGCCGTCGAGGCGGCGCGTCTTCGCCGACATGACCCCGCTGCCGGGCCGGCCCGACGGCGCCGCCATCGATGTCGACGGCTGCTACTGGATCTGCGGCAACGACGCGGGCCTCGTGCACCGCTTCACGCCTGACGGCAAGCTCGACCGATCGCTCGCCGTGCCGGTGAAGAAGCCCGCCATGTGCGCGTTCGGCGGACCGACGCTCGACACGCTGTTCGTCACCTCGATCCGCCCCGCCGGCATCGACCTGTCGGACCAGCCACTGGCCGGCGGCCTCTTCGCACTGCGGCCGGGCATCCAGGGCATCGCCGAGCCGGCGTTCGGCGCCCCCGCGGCCTGA
- a CDS encoding NAD-dependent epimerase/dehydratase family protein, with the protein MSTQKIDRLLLTGAAGGLGKVLRDTLRPYAAVLRLSDIAGMAPASGAQEEVVPCDLADKQAVNALVAGCDAIVHLGGVSVERPFEEVLEANIKGVFHIYEAARRHGVKRAVFASSNHVIGFHKQTETLDASAPKRPDGYYGLSKSFGEDVAQFYFDRYGIETVSIRIGSSFPEPLNRRMMSTWLSYRDLTTLLEKALFTPAVGHTIVYGMSANKDVWWDNSGAAKLGFVAQDSSEVFRAKVEAQPPVAPTDPNAIYQGGGFTAQGPFGD; encoded by the coding sequence ATGTCTACCCAAAAAATCGATCGCCTTTTGTTGACCGGCGCGGCCGGCGGCCTTGGCAAGGTGCTGCGCGACACGCTGCGGCCTTATGCCGCCGTGCTGCGGCTGTCCGACATCGCGGGCATGGCGCCCGCCAGCGGCGCGCAAGAAGAAGTGGTGCCGTGCGACCTGGCCGACAAGCAGGCGGTCAATGCCTTGGTCGCGGGTTGCGACGCCATCGTCCACCTCGGTGGTGTCTCGGTCGAGCGGCCTTTCGAGGAAGTGCTCGAAGCCAACATCAAGGGCGTGTTCCACATCTACGAGGCGGCGCGACGCCACGGCGTGAAGCGCGCGGTGTTCGCCAGTTCGAACCACGTCATCGGCTTTCACAAGCAGACCGAGACACTGGACGCCTCGGCGCCCAAGCGCCCCGACGGTTACTACGGCCTCTCCAAGTCCTTCGGCGAAGACGTGGCCCAGTTCTACTTCGATCGCTACGGCATCGAGACCGTGAGCATCCGCATCGGCTCGTCGTTTCCGGAGCCGCTCAATCGCCGGATGATGAGCACCTGGCTCAGCTACCGCGACCTCACGACGCTGCTCGAAAAAGCGCTGTTCACGCCCGCCGTCGGCCACACCATCGTCTACGGCATGTCCGCCAACAAGGACGTGTGGTGGGACAACAGCGGGGCCGCGAAGCTGGGCTTTGTGGCGCAGGACAGCTCGGAAGTGTTCCGCGCCAAGGTCGAGGCGCAGCCACCGGTCGCGCCCACCGATCCGAATGCGATCTACCAGGGCGGCGGCTTCACCGCGCAGGGCCCCTTCGGCGACTGA
- a CDS encoding FadR/GntR family transcriptional regulator, which yields MAQTIPGNPLVTGASETTPSAPGLLQSAPAFVGRPRPRARGLAHGLVDDLGQKIRDQVLRPGDKLPTESAIMLAYGVSRTVVREALSKLQASGLVETHHGIGTFVLEPRSAGMFRLDPSELAASVDVLAVLELRISLETESAGLAAVRRSDENLLAMRKALDDFEHNVEVAGDTVAPDFRFHLQIAQSTGNAYFADIMSHLGTTIIPRTRITGLRNSAPRGDYLSRVNREHEEIYAAIARRDAESARAAMRIHLTNSRERLRLAQEAARESKGAEG from the coding sequence ATGGCCCAAACGATTCCGGGAAATCCCTTGGTTACCGGTGCATCCGAGACAACTCCGAGTGCGCCCGGTCTGCTTCAGTCTGCGCCGGCGTTCGTCGGGCGGCCCCGCCCGCGTGCGCGGGGGCTGGCGCACGGCCTGGTGGACGATCTCGGCCAGAAAATCCGCGATCAGGTGCTGCGGCCGGGCGATAAATTGCCGACCGAGTCCGCGATCATGCTGGCCTACGGGGTGAGCCGGACGGTGGTGCGCGAGGCGCTGTCCAAGCTCCAGGCGTCGGGCCTCGTCGAAACGCACCACGGCATCGGCACCTTCGTGCTGGAACCGCGTTCGGCGGGGATGTTCCGCCTTGATCCGTCGGAGCTTGCGGCTTCGGTCGACGTGCTGGCCGTGCTGGAACTGCGCATCAGCCTGGAGACAGAATCCGCCGGGCTGGCGGCGGTGCGACGCAGCGATGAAAACCTGCTCGCCATGCGCAAGGCGCTGGACGATTTCGAGCACAACGTCGAAGTGGCAGGCGATACCGTGGCGCCCGACTTCCGCTTTCACCTGCAGATCGCGCAGTCGACCGGCAACGCGTATTTCGCCGACATCATGAGCCACCTCGGCACCACGATCATTCCGCGCACCCGCATCACCGGTTTGCGCAATTCGGCGCCGCGCGGCGACTACCTGAGCCGCGTCAATCGCGAGCACGAAGAGATCTACGCGGCCATCGCGCGACGCGATGCCGAATCGGCTCGCGCGGCCATGCGCATCCATCTGACCAACAGCCGTGAGCGCCTGCGACTGGCGCAGGAAGCGGCACGCGAATCGAAGGGCGCTGAAGGCTGA
- a CDS encoding Bug family tripartite tricarboxylate transporter substrate binding protein, whose product MTLKRRDVVLGAIGGGLMAAGVARAADAWPSKPLRIVVPYPPGGSSDIIARSISQPLSEALKQTVIIDNKPGANGNLGADFVAKSAPDGYTLLLCDVGALAISPSVYTRLSFDPSKDLAGVTMLAYSPHLLVVHPSVKANSLQELVALSKTSDLNFAVTATGSAPHLAGVALERASGAKWQYVPYKGGVQAVQDTVGGQTQILMNGMLATLPHVQSGKLKVLGVSKGTRMPLIGNVPTIAEQGIPGYESGTWQGILVSRGTPDAIVQRLNKELVTIIRSADIRSRLAGQGAEVVTMASAEQNQFFIKERDRWAKVVTAANIKLD is encoded by the coding sequence ATGACTTTGAAACGACGTGACGTGGTGCTCGGCGCCATCGGCGGGGGTCTGATGGCTGCGGGTGTCGCCCGCGCCGCGGATGCCTGGCCCTCCAAACCGCTGCGCATCGTGGTGCCGTACCCGCCCGGCGGCTCCTCCGACATCATCGCGCGCTCGATCAGCCAGCCGCTGTCCGAAGCGCTGAAGCAGACGGTCATCATCGACAACAAGCCCGGCGCCAACGGCAATCTGGGCGCCGACTTCGTGGCCAAGTCCGCACCCGATGGCTACACGCTGCTGTTGTGCGACGTGGGTGCGCTGGCGATCAGTCCTTCGGTCTACACCAGGCTGTCGTTCGATCCGTCGAAGGACTTGGCCGGCGTCACGATGCTGGCCTACTCGCCGCACTTGTTGGTGGTGCATCCGTCCGTCAAGGCGAACAGCCTGCAGGAACTGGTCGCGCTGTCGAAAACCAGCGACCTCAACTTCGCGGTGACGGCCACCGGCAGCGCGCCGCATCTGGCGGGCGTGGCGCTCGAACGTGCGAGCGGTGCCAAGTGGCAGTACGTGCCCTACAAGGGCGGCGTGCAGGCGGTGCAGGACACCGTGGGCGGCCAGACGCAGATCCTCATGAACGGCATGCTGGCCACGCTGCCGCACGTGCAGAGCGGCAAGCTCAAGGTGCTGGGCGTGTCGAAGGGCACGCGCATGCCGCTCATCGGCAACGTGCCGACCATCGCTGAGCAGGGCATTCCGGGCTACGAGTCCGGCACCTGGCAGGGCATCCTCGTGTCGCGCGGCACGCCGGATGCGATCGTGCAGCGCCTCAACAAGGAGCTCGTCACGATCATCCGCTCGGCCGACATCCGCTCGCGCCTCGCCGGGCAGGGCGCCGAAGTGGTGACCATGGCATCCGCGGAACAGAACCAGTTTTTCATCAAGGAACGCGACCGCTGGGCCAAGGTCGTGACTGCCGCCAACATCAAACTCGACTAG
- the kdgD gene encoding 5-dehydro-4-deoxyglucarate dehydratase yields MNPQELKTIMGSGLLSFPITDFDAQGEFRPSTYIERLEWLAPYGASALFAAGGTGEYFSLAGEEYSRVIKTAVDTCRGKVPIIAGAGGPTRTAIAHAQEAERLGAHGILLLPHYLTEAGQEGLIEHVAAVCNSVKFGVIVYNRDRTKLTPNSLTILAERCPNLVGFKDGVGNIETMSSIFMKMGDRFAYLGGLPTAEVYAAAYKALGTPVYSSAVFNFIPKTAMDFYKAVAADDVPTQHKLLKEFFMPYLEIRNRVEGYGVSIIKAGARIVGHDGGPVRAPLTDLKPNEMEMLKALIDKLGPQ; encoded by the coding sequence ATGAATCCGCAAGAACTCAAAACCATCATGGGCTCCGGCCTGCTGTCGTTCCCGATCACCGATTTCGATGCGCAGGGCGAGTTCCGCCCGAGCACGTACATCGAGCGTCTGGAGTGGCTGGCGCCTTACGGCGCGAGCGCGCTGTTCGCCGCCGGCGGCACGGGTGAATACTTCTCGCTGGCTGGCGAGGAATACAGCCGCGTCATCAAGACGGCGGTGGACACCTGCCGCGGCAAGGTGCCGATCATTGCCGGCGCAGGCGGCCCGACCCGCACCGCCATCGCCCACGCGCAGGAAGCCGAACGCCTGGGCGCCCACGGCATCCTGTTGTTGCCGCATTACCTGACCGAAGCCGGCCAGGAGGGCCTGATCGAACACGTGGCGGCCGTCTGCAACAGCGTGAAGTTCGGGGTCATCGTCTACAACCGCGATCGCACCAAGCTGACGCCGAATTCGCTGACGATCCTGGCCGAGCGCTGCCCGAATCTCGTCGGCTTCAAGGACGGCGTGGGCAACATCGAAACCATGTCCTCCATCTTCATGAAAATGGGCGACCGCTTCGCCTATCTGGGCGGCCTGCCGACCGCCGAGGTCTATGCAGCGGCCTACAAGGCGCTGGGCACGCCGGTCTATTCCTCGGCGGTGTTCAACTTCATCCCGAAGACCGCGATGGACTTCTACAAGGCCGTGGCGGCCGACGATGTGCCGACGCAGCACAAATTGCTGAAGGAGTTCTTCATGCCCTACCTGGAGATCCGCAATCGTGTCGAAGGCTACGGCGTCAGCATCATCAAGGCCGGCGCCCGGATCGTCGGCCACGACGGTGGCCCGGTGCGCGCACCGCTGACCGACCTGAAGCCCAACGAGATGGAAATGCTCAAGGCGCTGATCGACAAGTTGGGCCCGCAATGA
- a CDS encoding nuclear transport factor 2 family protein, translating to MSTIEAVVAAAERLRLAMIAPDATLDLLIADVVSYGHSDGKVETKTDVVTHLLSGRYDFVDIAITDQTVVLNNGVALVRHTLEADTNDAGKPGHVKLKVLQVWQLTASDWKMIARQAVRLAIA from the coding sequence ATGAGCACGATCGAAGCGGTGGTGGCCGCTGCCGAGCGGCTGCGTCTCGCGATGATCGCTCCGGACGCCACGCTCGACCTTCTCATCGCCGACGTGGTGAGCTACGGGCACTCGGACGGCAAGGTCGAGACCAAGACGGACGTGGTCACGCACCTCCTGAGCGGGCGCTATGACTTCGTCGACATTGCCATCACCGACCAGACCGTGGTGCTGAACAACGGCGTCGCGCTCGTGCGTCACACGCTCGAAGCCGACACCAACGACGCGGGCAAGCCCGGTCACGTCAAGCTCAAGGTGCTGCAGGTGTGGCAACTGACGGCCAGCGACTGGAAAATGATCGCGCGCCAAGCCGTCCGATTGGCCATCGCCTGA
- a CDS encoding aldehyde dehydrogenase family protein, translating into MQQHDNLIGGEWKKGASYSPNLNPSNLGDTIAQYTQGDASHVEAAVAAATAAFPAWATGSIQARSDALDKIGTEILARREELGTLLAREEGKTKPEGMGEAARAGQIFKFFAGECLRLAGEILPSVRPNIGVEITREPVGVVGLITPWNFPIAIPAWKIAPALAFGNCVVLKPADLVPGSAWALAEIISRSGIPAGVFNLVMGRGSVIGNALVNHPGIHAISFTGSVGVGRNIAVQCVKSQKKVQLEMGGKNPQVVLDDADLAQAVELSVQSAFYSTGQRCTASSRLIVTEGIYPKFIDALKERMAKIKVGDALTAGTDIGPVSSQSQLDQDLEYIAIGKGEGATLAAGGERLKLATDGFYMSPALFSESVASMRINKEEIFGPVASVIRVKDYEEALFTANDTEFGLSAGIATTSLKHATHFKRHSQAGMVMVNLPTAGVDYHVPFGGRKGSSYGPREQGKYAQEFFTTVKTAYTLA; encoded by the coding sequence ATGCAACAACACGACAACCTCATCGGCGGCGAATGGAAGAAGGGCGCGAGCTACAGCCCGAACCTGAACCCTTCGAACCTGGGCGACACCATCGCCCAATACACGCAAGGCGACGCGTCGCACGTCGAAGCGGCCGTCGCTGCGGCCACCGCCGCCTTTCCGGCGTGGGCCACGGGCAGCATCCAGGCCCGCTCCGATGCGCTCGACAAGATCGGCACCGAAATCCTCGCGCGCCGCGAAGAACTCGGAACCTTGCTCGCGCGTGAAGAAGGCAAGACCAAACCCGAGGGCATGGGCGAAGCGGCCCGCGCCGGCCAGATCTTCAAGTTCTTCGCGGGTGAGTGCCTGCGCCTCGCGGGCGAGATCCTGCCCTCGGTGCGACCGAACATCGGCGTGGAGATCACGCGCGAGCCGGTCGGCGTCGTCGGCCTGATCACGCCGTGGAACTTCCCGATCGCGATTCCCGCCTGGAAGATCGCGCCCGCCCTGGCCTTCGGCAACTGCGTCGTGTTGAAGCCTGCCGACCTCGTGCCGGGCAGCGCCTGGGCGCTGGCAGAGATCATCAGCCGCTCGGGCATCCCGGCGGGCGTGTTCAACCTGGTGATGGGCCGCGGCAGCGTCATCGGCAATGCGCTGGTCAATCACCCCGGCATCCATGCGATCAGCTTCACCGGCTCGGTCGGCGTGGGCCGCAACATCGCCGTGCAGTGCGTCAAGAGCCAGAAGAAGGTGCAACTGGAGATGGGCGGCAAGAACCCGCAGGTCGTGCTGGACGACGCCGACTTGGCGCAAGCCGTCGAGCTCAGCGTGCAGAGCGCCTTCTATTCGACCGGCCAGCGCTGCACCGCGTCGAGCCGCCTGATCGTCACCGAAGGCATCTACCCGAAGTTCATCGACGCGCTGAAGGAACGCATGGCGAAGATCAAGGTGGGCGATGCACTCACCGCCGGCACCGACATCGGCCCGGTGTCCAGCCAGAGCCAGCTCGACCAGGACCTGGAATACATCGCGATCGGCAAGGGCGAGGGCGCCACGCTGGCGGCGGGCGGCGAGCGCCTCAAGCTCGCGACCGACGGCTTCTACATGTCGCCTGCACTTTTTAGCGAATCGGTCGCGTCGATGCGCATCAACAAGGAAGAAATCTTCGGCCCGGTGGCGAGCGTCATCCGGGTGAAAGACTATGAAGAAGCGCTCTTCACTGCCAACGACACCGAGTTCGGCCTCTCGGCCGGCATCGCGACCACCAGCCTCAAGCACGCGACGCACTTCAAGCGCCACAGTCAGGCCGGGATGGTGATGGTGAACCTGCCGACGGCAGGGGTCGATTACCACGTGCCCTTCGGCGGCCGCAAGGGCTCGAGCTATGGCCCGCGCGAGCAGGGCAAGTACGCGCAGGAGTTCTTCACCACGGTGAAGACGGCCTACACGCTGGCCTGA
- a CDS encoding glycine betaine ABC transporter substrate-binding protein — MSSNVQAQSDSQPLRIGSKRFTESYILAEVLAQSAAPHLAAPPVVRQGLGNTAIVYEALRSGGVDLYAEYTGTIALEILKSDKPMTREAMSAALAPVGLGIGMPFGFNDGYALAMQAAEADRLGIRTLSDLARHPALKLGLSNEFLGRADGWKGLASQYGLPQSPTGLDHGLAYDALGARQVDVIDIYTTDAKIESLGLRVLDDDRRFFPRYDAVVLYRLDVPARYPAAWKAIESLAGRIDERAMIAMNARAELQGAGFDTIARDFLGGGKADTAARGFTAKLFGPDLWRLTRQHLLLVGISVGLALLIAVPLAIVVFPFGRLRAVVLGLTGLLQTVPSLALLAVLISVIGAIGTVPALIALTLYSLLPIMRNTVTGLTEVPQGVRQAGTALGMTRGQSLRLVLLPLALPTVLAGVRTAATIAIGTATIAAFIGAGGYGERIVTGLALNDRALLLAGALPAAALALVSEALFETLDWLLRRSRG; from the coding sequence ATGAGCAGCAACGTGCAAGCGCAGTCTGATAGCCAGCCACTGCGCATCGGCTCCAAGCGCTTCACCGAGTCGTACATCCTGGCCGAAGTGCTGGCGCAAAGCGCGGCGCCGCATCTGGCGGCGCCGCCGGTGGTGAGGCAAGGCCTTGGCAACACGGCCATCGTCTATGAAGCATTGCGCTCGGGCGGCGTCGACCTGTACGCCGAATACACGGGCACCATCGCGCTGGAGATCCTCAAGAGCGACAAGCCCATGACCCGCGAAGCGATGAGTGCCGCGCTGGCGCCGGTGGGTCTGGGCATCGGCATGCCCTTCGGTTTCAACGACGGCTATGCGTTGGCGATGCAGGCCGCAGAGGCGGACCGGCTTGGCATTCGCACACTGAGCGACCTCGCGCGCCATCCGGCATTGAAGCTGGGCCTCTCCAACGAATTCCTCGGCCGCGCCGACGGCTGGAAAGGGCTGGCCTCGCAGTACGGCCTGCCGCAATCGCCGACCGGCCTCGACCACGGCCTGGCCTACGACGCGCTCGGCGCCCGGCAGGTCGACGTGATCGACATCTACACGACCGACGCGAAAATCGAGAGCCTGGGCCTGCGGGTGCTGGATGACGACCGCAGATTCTTTCCGCGCTACGACGCGGTCGTGCTCTATCGGCTCGACGTGCCGGCACGTTACCCGGCAGCGTGGAAAGCGATTGAATCACTGGCCGGCCGCATCGACGAGCGCGCGATGATCGCGATGAACGCACGCGCCGAACTGCAGGGCGCGGGCTTCGACACCATCGCACGCGACTTCCTCGGCGGCGGCAAGGCCGACACCGCAGCGCGTGGCTTCACGGCGAAATTATTCGGCCCCGACCTGTGGCGCCTCACGCGCCAGCATCTGCTGCTCGTGGGCATCTCGGTCGGACTGGCCTTGCTGATCGCAGTGCCGCTCGCCATCGTCGTGTTCCCATTTGGGCGGTTGCGCGCCGTGGTGCTCGGGCTGACGGGCCTCTTGCAGACCGTGCCTTCGCTCGCGTTGCTGGCCGTGCTGATCTCGGTGATCGGCGCGATCGGCACCGTGCCGGCGCTCATCGCGCTCACGCTTTATTCGCTGCTGCCGATCATGCGCAACACCGTGACCGGATTGACCGAAGTGCCGCAGGGCGTGCGCCAGGCCGGCACCGCGCTCGGCATGACGCGCGGGCAAAGCCTTCGGCTGGTGTTGTTGCCGCTCGCGTTGCCGACGGTGCTGGCCGGTGTGCGCACCGCGGCGACGATCGCGATCGGCACCGCGACCATCGCGGCCTTCATCGGCGCCGGGGGTTATGGCGAGCGCATCGTGACCGGGCTCGCGCTCAACGACCGTGCGTTGCTGCTGGCCGGCGCCCTGCCGGCCGCGGCGCTGGCGCTGGTCAGCGAGGCGCTGTTCGAAACACTCGACTGGCTGCTGCGCCGATCACGCGGCTGA
- a CDS encoding ROK family protein has translation MTATLGLHGATDLPSVIVESYNLEVRDEDGFVGDRASQTAFRKLLDAWRKRRSNRTKSRRLNRENADPLGHIHSADLTKREIDEALQQKRATELTDAVHGAIEEFAGELGDVIKRFSRQKAWKGVERIVIGGGFPESDVGERAILQAAVMLDADAVPIGLARLRHQVDDGGLIGWVHLAPPRMVTDYDAILALDIGGTNVRCGIVKPRHKKAADLSHAKVVKRIKWRHADDNPKQHELIDGLVDMLNEMVKYSERKGIRLAPFIGIGCPGVIRADGSIARGAQNLPGNWERDTFHLPTSLCERIPFINDEPTEALMHNDGVVQGLSELPFMQDVKRWAVLTIGTGLGNASYHNKKPKRAG, from the coding sequence GTGACCGCGACCCTGGGCTTGCACGGTGCGACCGACTTGCCCTCGGTCATCGTCGAAAGCTACAACCTCGAAGTGCGGGACGAAGACGGATTCGTCGGCGACCGCGCAAGCCAGACGGCGTTTCGCAAACTGCTCGATGCATGGCGCAAGCGTCGCAGCAACCGCACGAAGAGCCGGCGCCTCAATCGCGAAAACGCCGACCCGCTCGGCCACATCCATTCGGCCGACCTCACCAAGCGCGAGATCGACGAGGCGCTTCAGCAGAAGCGCGCGACCGAGTTGACCGATGCGGTGCACGGCGCCATCGAGGAATTCGCGGGCGAACTCGGCGACGTCATCAAGCGCTTTTCGCGCCAGAAGGCGTGGAAGGGCGTGGAGCGCATCGTGATCGGGGGTGGTTTTCCGGAAAGCGATGTGGGTGAACGTGCGATCCTGCAAGCGGCCGTGATGCTGGATGCCGACGCGGTGCCGATCGGCCTCGCGCGGTTGCGGCACCAGGTCGACGACGGCGGGCTGATCGGCTGGGTGCACCTCGCGCCGCCGCGCATGGTGACTGACTACGATGCGATCCTCGCACTCGACATCGGCGGCACCAACGTGCGCTGCGGCATCGTGAAGCCGCGGCACAAGAAGGCGGCAGATCTGTCGCACGCCAAGGTCGTCAAGCGCATCAAGTGGCGGCACGCCGATGACAACCCCAAGCAGCACGAACTGATCGACGGCCTCGTCGACATGCTGAACGAGATGGTCAAGTACAGCGAGAGGAAAGGCATCCGGCTGGCGCCCTTCATCGGCATCGGGTGCCCGGGCGTCATTCGCGCCGATGGTTCGATCGCGCGCGGCGCGCAAAACCTGCCGGGCAACTGGGAGCGCGACACTTTCCACCTGCCCACCTCGCTGTGCGAACGCATCCCGTTCATCAACGACGAACCGACCGAAGCGCTGATGCACAACGACGGCGTGGTGCAGGGCTTGAGCGAACTGCCTTTCATGCAGGACGTGAAGCGCTGGGCGGTGTTGACCATCGGCACTGGTCTCGGCAACGCGAGCTACCACAACAAGAAGCCGAAGCGCGCCGGCTGA
- a CDS encoding phospholipase D-like domain-containing protein, whose protein sequence is MPHLFANWLPSPSQHFLVVTFALLVYVLSTRVRREQRAPATAIAWVMGLALIPYLTLPMYLLFGQRKLRPDGLPRPPRSVPLGHWAADLIESLGLAAPSRCTVRMHADGEAARDALLQVIAGAQQRLDICTFIIGNDAFGQDVLARLAQRAHEGIQVRVLLDGFGALSLPRKHFDALRAAGGEVVVFRPFFSLRRIGPRNLRNHRKLTIADDRWLWSGGRNLAGEYFNGNAEHPVPWKDLSFDLQGGVAAAAARQFELDWASVRRSKPRLMALADARPTDADAGALAQFLPSGPDQTEDTAHALLIDACFRAEHRILAITPYFVPDDGLRNALRLAARRGVQVTIAIPARSNHRLTDFVRTRAMRDLARAGVTFRMLPFMAHAKAVVMDEDLAMCGSINLDLRSLLLNHEAAVVFYGSHDIDWLAQWIETTASAGDTYRARRPGILRDVAEGLLLTIAFQL, encoded by the coding sequence ATGCCGCATCTGTTTGCCAACTGGCTGCCGTCACCGTCCCAGCACTTCCTGGTCGTCACCTTCGCGCTGCTGGTCTATGTGCTGAGCACGCGCGTGCGGCGCGAACAGCGCGCGCCCGCCACCGCCATCGCCTGGGTGATGGGCCTCGCGCTGATTCCTTACCTCACGCTGCCGATGTACCTGCTCTTCGGCCAGCGCAAGTTGCGGCCCGACGGCTTGCCGCGTCCGCCGCGGTCGGTGCCGCTCGGCCACTGGGCGGCCGACCTCATCGAGAGCCTCGGCCTCGCCGCGCCCAGCCGCTGCACCGTGCGCATGCACGCCGACGGCGAGGCCGCGCGCGACGCGCTGCTGCAAGTCATCGCCGGTGCACAACAGCGCCTCGACATCTGCACCTTCATCATCGGCAACGACGCCTTCGGGCAGGACGTGCTGGCGCGCCTCGCGCAGCGCGCCCACGAAGGCATCCAGGTGCGCGTGCTACTCGACGGCTTCGGCGCGCTCTCGTTGCCACGCAAGCATTTCGATGCGCTGCGCGCCGCGGGTGGCGAGGTCGTGGTGTTCCGTCCCTTCTTCAGCCTGCGGCGGATCGGCCCCCGCAATCTGCGCAATCACCGCAAGCTCACGATCGCCGACGACCGCTGGCTGTGGAGCGGCGGTCGCAACCTGGCCGGTGAATATTTCAATGGCAACGCCGAGCATCCGGTCCCTTGGAAAGACCTGTCCTTCGACCTCCAGGGCGGCGTCGCGGCCGCGGCAGCGCGTCAGTTCGAGCTCGACTGGGCGTCGGTGCGGCGCAGCAAGCCGCGCCTAATGGCGCTCGCCGATGCGCGGCCAACGGACGCCGACGCCGGCGCGCTGGCGCAGTTCCTGCCGAGCGGGCCCGACCAGACCGAAGACACCGCGCATGCGCTGCTGATCGACGCCTGCTTTCGCGCCGAGCACCGCATCCTGGCGATCACGCCGTACTTCGTGCCCGACGACGGCTTGCGTAACGCGCTGCGGCTTGCGGCGCGCCGCGGCGTCCAGGTGACCATCGCGATCCCCGCGCGCTCCAACCATCGGCTGACCGACTTCGTGCGCACGCGCGCGATGCGCGACCTCGCGCGGGCAGGCGTCACCTTCCGCATGCTGCCCTTCATGGCGCATGCCAAGGCCGTGGTGATGGATGAAGACCTTGCAATGTGCGGCTCCATCAACCTTGACTTGCGCAGCCTGCTGCTCAACCACGAGGCCGCCGTCGTGTTCTACGGCAGCCACGACATCGACTGGCTCGCGCAGTGGATCGAGACCACCGCGTCGGCTGGCGACACCTACCGTGCGCGGCGCCCGGGCATCCTGCGCGACGTGGCCGAGGGCCTGCTGCTCACCATCGCGTTCCAGCTGTAG